The following coding sequences are from one Melospiza melodia melodia isolate bMelMel2 chromosome 2, bMelMel2.pri, whole genome shotgun sequence window:
- the DNAJB13 gene encoding dnaJ homolog subfamily B member 13: MGLDYYAVLELDRGATADDIKKAYRTLALKYHPLKCKEPWGPKRFHQLAEAYDVLSDPMKKGIYDKFGEEGLKGGIPLEYASDNPWSVGYVFHNNPERVFREFFGGDNPFAEFFAEDGSEVLLPFGGPRGRGALRRDPPIVRDLYVSLEDLFHGCTKKIKISRRVMNEDGQTSTIRDKILTIDVQPGWQRGTRVTFEKEGDQGPNIIPADITFVVQEKLHPRFKRIENNLLYVASISLAKALTGCTLDVWTLDGRLLNIPINDIVDPKYYKKVPGEGMPLAQDPQRKGDLYIYFDILFPKRLSPEVKKLLRSVLQP; the protein is encoded by the exons ATGGGGCTGGACTACTACGCTGTGCTGGAGCTGGACCGCGGCGCCACCGCCGACGACATCAAGAAGGC CTATCGCACGTTGGCTCTCAAGTACCACCCGCTGAAATGCAAGGAGCCCTGGGGCCCCAAGAGGTTCCACCAGCTGGCAGAGGCCTACGATGTGCTCAGCGACC CTATGAAGAAAGGCATCTACGACAAATTTGGGGAAGAAGGGCTCAAAGGCGGCATCCCCTTGGAGTACGCCAGTGACAACCCCTGGAGCGTGGGCTACGTGTTCCACAACAACCCGGAGAGAGTCTTCAGGGAGTTCTTTGGAGGGGACAACCCCTTTGCAG AGTTCTTTGCCGAGGATGGCTCGGAGGTGCTGCTGCCCTTCGGGGGgccccggggccggggggccCTGCGCAGGGACCCCCCCATCGTGCGGGACCTCTACGTGTCCCTCGAGGACCTGTTCCACGGCTGCACCAAGAAGATCAAGATCTCCCGCAGG gtgATGAACGAGGATGGCCAGACCAGCACCATCAGGGACAAGATCCTGACCATCGACGTGCAGCCGGGCTGGCAGCGTGGCACCAGGGTCACCTTtgagaaggaaggagaccag GGCCCAAACATCATTCCAGCTGACATCACCTTTGTTGTGCAAGAGAAGCTTCACCCAAGGTTCAAACGGATCGAGAACAACCTCCTGTACGTGGCCAGCATCTCCCTGGCCAAG GCACTGACTGGCTGCACCCTGGACGTGTGGACACTGGATGGGAGGCTGCTCAACATCCCCATCAACGACATCGTGGA CCCCAAGTACTACAAGAAGGTGCCGGGGGAGGGGATGCCGCTGGCGCAGGACCCGCAGCGCAAGGGCGACCTCTACATCTACTTCGACATCCTGTTCCCCAAGAGGCTCAGCCCCGAGGTGAAGAAACTGCTGAGAAGCGTCCTCCAACCCTAG